A genomic stretch from Edaphobacter aggregans includes:
- a CDS encoding PaaI family thioesterase, whose translation MPIPDTSRHTPASMDANPNIEKRASHCFGCGPANPQGLHLVFTTDTSNPDIPVATTQFQLDRLHEGPPGYIHGGIVATLLDEAMSKLNRPLNVLAMTRHMEIDYLHPVPLYQSLVLTSRHLSREGRKLFHRAEIQRPDGTVLARAKGLFIVIDARLLALAGLTQPES comes from the coding sequence ATGCCCATACCTGACACATCCCGCCACACTCCCGCATCCATGGATGCAAACCCAAACATCGAGAAGCGAGCCAGCCACTGCTTCGGCTGCGGCCCTGCCAATCCCCAAGGCCTCCATCTCGTCTTCACCACCGATACATCCAACCCCGACATCCCCGTCGCCACCACCCAATTCCAGCTCGACCGTCTACACGAAGGCCCCCCCGGCTACATCCACGGAGGCATCGTAGCCACACTCCTCGACGAGGCCATGAGCAAGCTCAACCGCCCCCTCAACGTCCTCGCCATGACACGCCACATGGAGATCGACTACCTCCACCCGGTTCCGCTCTACCAGTCGCTAGTCCTCACCAGCCGTCACCTCAGCCGCGAAGGCCGCAAGCTCTTCCACCGGGCCGAAATCCAGCGCCCCGACGGGACCGTCCTGGCTCGCGCCAAAGGCCTCTTCATCGTCATCGACGCCAGGCTCCTCGCCCTCGCCGGCCTCACCCAACCCGAATCCTGA
- a CDS encoding glycosyltransferase: MDAELTIVIPAKNEAEMLPKLLRSLCRQDYEGMGATRVIVADAGSTDGTVEVALSFRDRLAVEVIPGGLPSVGRNAGAKLATTEYVLFLDADVELPEPTLLRRALWRMRRRNLHLVTTSIACREGNFFDDALYAGNNFMQHVGSFLKPFATGMFMLFDREAFWALGGFNERALFAEDYLLSKGVARLRFRIVRGKILTTNRRFQKLGHGRMVWMFFKTMVHSWDDGYFLRDQGYWGEAG; this comes from the coding sequence ATGGACGCTGAACTGACGATTGTGATTCCCGCGAAGAATGAAGCGGAGATGTTGCCTAAGCTGCTGCGGTCGCTTTGCCGGCAGGATTATGAGGGAATGGGTGCGACTCGGGTGATTGTGGCCGATGCGGGTTCGACCGATGGGACCGTGGAGGTTGCGCTGAGTTTTCGGGATCGTTTGGCGGTGGAGGTGATTCCGGGGGGGCTACCTTCTGTGGGGCGCAATGCGGGGGCGAAGCTGGCTACGACAGAATATGTGCTTTTTTTGGATGCCGATGTGGAGTTGCCTGAGCCTACACTGCTGCGGCGCGCTTTGTGGAGGATGCGGCGGCGGAATCTGCACTTGGTGACGACGAGTATCGCTTGCAGGGAAGGGAATTTCTTTGACGATGCGCTGTATGCGGGGAACAACTTTATGCAGCACGTCGGGTCGTTTTTGAAGCCATTTGCTACAGGGATGTTTATGCTGTTCGACCGCGAGGCCTTCTGGGCTCTGGGTGGATTCAATGAGCGGGCGCTGTTTGCTGAGGATTATCTGCTGTCGAAGGGCGTGGCGCGGTTGCGGTTTCGGATTGTTCGGGGAAAGATACTGACTACGAATCGGCGGTTTCAAAAACTGGGGCATGGCCGGATGGTCTGGATGTTCTTCAAGACCATGGTGCATAGCTGGGATGATGGGTATTTTCTGCGCGATCAGGGGTATTGGGGGGAGGCTGGGTGA
- the pdxS gene encoding pyridoxal 5'-phosphate synthase lyase subunit PdxS — translation MADHTTNGNFSSPSLRLKTGLAEMLKGGVIMDVMNVEQARIAEEAGAISVMALERVPAMIRAEGGVARMANPKLIKQIINAVSIPVMAKARIGHFAEAQVLQELGVDFIDESEVLTPADETFHIDKHAFTTPFVCGARNLGEALRRIAEGAAMIRTKGEPGTGDVVHAVQHMRQIVREIKALTVLGDEELYNAAKVHGAPYELVRMVAKSGKLPVPNFSAGGIATPADAALMMQLGAETIFVGSGIFMKERATPLDVENDPAERAEAVSRAKAIVIATTHFNDPKIVAEASEAVTGTMKGLAAAAIEESQLMQTRGW, via the coding sequence ATGGCAGACCACACCACCAACGGCAACTTCAGCAGCCCCTCCCTCCGACTCAAGACCGGCCTGGCCGAGATGCTCAAAGGTGGAGTCATCATGGACGTCATGAACGTCGAGCAGGCGCGCATCGCCGAAGAAGCCGGCGCCATCTCCGTCATGGCCCTCGAGCGCGTCCCTGCCATGATTCGCGCCGAAGGCGGCGTCGCCCGCATGGCGAACCCCAAGCTCATCAAGCAGATAATCAACGCTGTCTCCATCCCCGTCATGGCCAAGGCCCGAATCGGCCACTTCGCCGAAGCCCAGGTCTTGCAGGAACTCGGCGTCGACTTCATCGACGAATCCGAAGTCCTCACTCCCGCCGACGAGACCTTCCACATCGACAAGCACGCCTTCACCACTCCCTTCGTCTGCGGTGCCCGCAACCTCGGTGAAGCTCTCCGCCGCATCGCCGAAGGCGCAGCCATGATCCGCACCAAGGGCGAGCCCGGCACCGGCGACGTCGTCCACGCCGTTCAACACATGCGTCAGATCGTTCGCGAGATCAAAGCCCTCACTGTCCTCGGCGACGAAGAGCTCTACAACGCCGCCAAGGTCCACGGCGCACCCTACGAGCTCGTCCGCATGGTCGCCAAATCCGGCAAGCTGCCCGTCCCCAACTTCTCCGCTGGTGGCATCGCTACGCCCGCAGACGCCGCCCTCATGATGCAGCTCGGCGCGGAAACCATCTTCGTAGGCTCCGGCATCTTCATGAAGGAACGCGCCACCCCGCTCGACGTCGAAAACGATCCAGCCGAACGCGCCGAAGCCGTCTCCCGCGCCAAGGCCATTGTCATCGCCACCACCCACTTCAACGACCCAAAGATCGTCGCCGAGGCCAGCGAAGCCGTCACCGGAACCATGAAGGGCCTCGCCGCCGCCGCCATTGAAGAGTCCCAGCTCATGCAAACCCGCGGCTGGTAA
- a CDS encoding VOC family protein gives MTNKSIALVVPVLPVSDLTRAIDFYHRLGFTSKRYRDGDFYAFIQRDGHELHLRKFSTLNAEQNPTSVYFYLIEGTAAALEAEFRASGITIREPLAPREWKMNEFVLNDPDGNQLVFGENIPSA, from the coding sequence ATGACGAACAAGTCAATCGCTCTCGTCGTGCCTGTGCTGCCTGTAAGCGACCTCACACGCGCCATCGACTTCTACCATCGCCTCGGCTTCACCTCCAAACGTTATAGAGATGGGGACTTCTACGCCTTCATCCAGCGTGACGGTCACGAGCTCCATCTCCGCAAGTTCAGCACTCTCAATGCTGAGCAGAATCCAACCAGCGTTTACTTCTATCTGATCGAAGGCACAGCCGCAGCCCTTGAAGCCGAATTCCGCGCCTCAGGCATCACCATCCGCGAGCCTCTCGCCCCACGCGAATGGAAGATGAACGAGTTCGTCCTGAACGACCCCGACGGGAACCAGCTAGTCTTCGGCGAAAACATCCCATCAGCCTGA
- a CDS encoding pyridoxamine 5'-phosphate oxidase family protein, whose protein sequence is MAHQFSTLTFTDDIKAVQREMGSRSANEKLTERGPANDTLSDFEKDFISRRDGFYISTIGESGWPYIQFRGGPVGFLHIVDDRTLAYADITGNRQYITTGNLRTDHRAALFLMDYPYQSRLKILSNVESIPWDEAPDWKNQLKIPLKGRPERLILIHLAAFDWNCPQNIPQRWTLDELKQTQLFDRIQSLEDEVRNLRTELAQARSDAPPGHPQGS, encoded by the coding sequence ATGGCCCATCAGTTCTCGACCCTCACCTTCACCGACGACATCAAAGCAGTCCAGCGCGAGATGGGCAGCCGCTCAGCCAACGAAAAACTGACCGAGCGAGGCCCAGCCAACGACACATTGAGCGACTTCGAAAAAGACTTCATCTCCCGTCGCGATGGCTTCTACATCTCCACCATAGGCGAGTCAGGCTGGCCCTATATTCAGTTTCGTGGCGGTCCTGTCGGCTTCCTCCACATCGTCGACGATCGCACCCTCGCCTACGCTGACATCACCGGCAACCGCCAGTACATCACCACCGGCAACCTCCGCACCGACCATCGCGCCGCCCTCTTTCTCATGGACTACCCCTACCAGAGCAGGCTCAAGATACTCTCCAACGTCGAATCCATACCCTGGGACGAAGCGCCCGATTGGAAGAACCAACTGAAAATTCCCCTCAAAGGTCGCCCCGAGCGTCTCATCCTCATTCACCTCGCCGCCTTCGATTGGAACTGCCCCCAAAACATCCCCCAACGCTGGACTCTGGATGAACTGAAACAAACTCAACTCTTTGACCGCATTCAATCTCTCGAAGACGAAGTCCGGAATCTTCGCACAGAACTCGCCCAGGCACGTTCAGATGCCCCGCCTGGTCATCCGCAAGGGTCCTGA
- a CDS encoding cytochrome-c peroxidase, with the protein MRPVLTALSMTLVAILWLVGCASRPAKLRQVDAVKPAVHELSPAASLGKLIFFDSTLSASGRVSCSSCHDPEHAYGPANAMAVQFGGVKLDRQGARAVPSLRYTLLHVPRWHQEWAASRFERIEELAKGDNPPTGGLGWDGRFNTPSAQAAFPLLNPDEMANPDAEHVAAAVRKAPYAAEFRRVFGEHVLEDPQKTLAAVGTAVERFQFEDPSFYPLSSRFDQWMDGKVQLTETEQRGFALFNDPARGNCASCHLSQRGADGSHPIFTDFQFEALGVPRNRELKANRVASYYDMGLCGPVRSDQRGERGFCGMFRTPTLRNIATRGAFFHNGRFHSLREALEFYVERDTNPEKWYGKGAGGRVEKFDDLPAYLRGNVDVVDEPLTRHPGQAPVWNARDIDDVLAFLNTLTDADAQGPPTSQSR; encoded by the coding sequence GTGCGTCCAGTTTTGACGGCACTGTCGATGACTCTGGTGGCGATTCTCTGGCTTGTCGGGTGTGCTTCGCGACCCGCGAAGCTGCGACAGGTGGATGCTGTCAAACCCGCGGTTCATGAGCTGTCTCCGGCTGCGAGTCTCGGGAAGCTGATCTTTTTCGATTCGACACTGTCGGCTTCGGGCCGGGTGTCCTGTTCGAGTTGCCATGATCCAGAGCATGCGTATGGGCCAGCGAATGCAATGGCGGTTCAGTTCGGTGGGGTCAAGCTAGATCGACAAGGGGCGCGGGCTGTGCCTTCGCTGCGGTATACGCTGCTGCATGTGCCGCGGTGGCATCAGGAATGGGCAGCTAGTCGCTTTGAGAGGATTGAAGAGCTGGCCAAGGGCGATAATCCGCCGACGGGTGGGTTGGGTTGGGATGGCAGGTTCAATACACCGTCGGCGCAGGCTGCGTTTCCGCTGCTCAACCCTGACGAGATGGCGAATCCGGATGCGGAGCATGTTGCTGCGGCCGTAAGGAAAGCACCCTATGCTGCAGAGTTCCGGCGTGTCTTTGGGGAACATGTGCTGGAGGATCCGCAGAAGACTCTGGCAGCAGTAGGGACTGCGGTTGAGAGGTTTCAGTTTGAGGATCCGAGTTTCTATCCGCTCAGCAGCCGGTTCGATCAGTGGATGGATGGGAAGGTTCAGCTAACGGAGACCGAGCAGCGTGGGTTTGCTTTGTTCAATGATCCGGCGCGGGGGAACTGCGCGAGCTGTCACCTGAGTCAGCGCGGGGCGGATGGGTCTCATCCGATCTTCACGGATTTTCAGTTTGAGGCGCTAGGTGTGCCGCGGAACCGCGAGTTGAAGGCTAATCGCGTGGCGAGCTACTACGACATGGGGCTGTGTGGGCCGGTGCGGAGTGATCAGCGGGGAGAACGTGGGTTTTGTGGGATGTTTCGGACGCCGACGCTGCGGAATATCGCTACTCGTGGCGCGTTCTTTCATAATGGACGGTTTCATTCTCTGAGGGAGGCGCTTGAGTTTTATGTCGAGCGCGATACCAACCCGGAGAAGTGGTATGGCAAGGGTGCGGGTGGAAGAGTAGAGAAGTTCGACGATCTGCCGGCGTATTTGCGCGGGAACGTCGATGTGGTGGACGAGCCGCTGACACGGCATCCGGGACAAGCTCCGGTTTGGAATGCGCGGGATATCGACGATGTCCTGGCCTTTTTGAACACGCTGACCGATGCCGATGCGCAAGGTCCACCTACATCTCAGTCGAGGTAG
- a CDS encoding alkaline phosphatase family protein, giving the protein MMFNKKRWITALVVLIAAGIGAVIVACSNGDSTSTNASLVSGKVKHVWVITLENENYSTTFGASTPSPYLAKTLTAQGALLSGYYGTGHVSLDNYVSMLSGQPGTPQTISDCITYADFAQTSTTFQDQLAVGTGCVYPASVKTLPDQLKGKGLTWKGYMGDMGNDPARESATCGHPALNTTDLTQTAEAPSAAVPLGDQYATRHNPFMYFHSIIDSPDCQSNVVNLDKNLQNDLASASTTANFNFITPSLCDDGHDAPCVDGRPGGLVSADAFLQKWIPIITASAAYKADGLIIINFDESTYGSVVPSSTGVAITFNGGVCCNEQPGPNLPAYPQSSSIKSGGATYTLTYTSYGGDNTGAVLLSPFIKGGTVTTTGYNHYSMLRSIEDIFGLGHLGYAQEPGAGTFGADVFTGL; this is encoded by the coding sequence ATGATGTTCAACAAGAAGAGATGGATTACGGCTCTAGTTGTATTGATCGCAGCGGGGATTGGCGCGGTGATCGTGGCATGCTCTAACGGCGACAGCACAAGTACAAACGCTAGCCTGGTGTCGGGCAAGGTCAAGCACGTCTGGGTCATTACGCTTGAGAACGAGAACTATTCGACTACCTTTGGTGCTAGCACGCCGTCGCCTTACCTTGCCAAGACTTTGACGGCGCAGGGAGCGCTGCTCAGTGGCTATTACGGGACGGGCCATGTATCGCTGGATAACTACGTTTCCATGCTGAGCGGACAGCCCGGCACTCCACAGACGATCTCTGACTGCATTACGTATGCAGATTTTGCGCAGACGAGCACTACGTTTCAGGACCAGCTCGCCGTGGGTACAGGGTGTGTCTACCCGGCAAGTGTGAAGACCCTGCCTGACCAGCTGAAGGGGAAAGGACTGACGTGGAAGGGCTACATGGGCGACATGGGGAACGACCCGGCGCGTGAGTCGGCGACTTGCGGTCACCCGGCGCTCAATACGACAGACCTGACACAGACCGCCGAGGCTCCGTCGGCTGCGGTTCCTCTGGGCGATCAGTACGCGACGCGGCACAACCCGTTTATGTACTTTCACTCGATCATCGATTCGCCGGACTGCCAGTCTAATGTTGTGAATCTGGACAAGAATCTGCAGAACGACCTGGCGAGCGCATCGACTACGGCGAACTTCAACTTCATCACGCCGAGCCTGTGCGATGACGGTCACGATGCTCCGTGCGTCGATGGGCGACCGGGTGGGTTGGTTTCAGCCGATGCCTTCCTGCAGAAATGGATTCCCATCATTACCGCTTCGGCGGCGTACAAGGCCGATGGGTTGATCATCATCAACTTCGATGAGAGTACCTACGGCAGTGTGGTTCCGTCGTCGACTGGCGTTGCTATTACCTTCAACGGAGGCGTGTGCTGCAACGAGCAGCCCGGGCCGAATCTCCCGGCGTATCCGCAGAGCAGCAGCATCAAGTCGGGAGGTGCCACGTACACTCTGACTTATACGAGCTACGGTGGAGACAACACTGGCGCTGTACTGCTTTCGCCATTTATCAAGGGAGGCACCGTCACGACGACGGGATACAACCACTACTCGATGCTGCGCAGTATCGAGGACATCTTTGGGCTAGGTCATCTTGGTTACGCTCAGGAGCCGGGTGCGGGCACGTTCGGTGCGGATGTCTTTACTGGTCTGTGA
- the pdxT gene encoding pyridoxal 5'-phosphate synthase glutaminase subunit PdxT, with amino-acid sequence MSSKPLTIGILALQGAYEAHAKTLRTLGATPRLVRLPADLEGIDGLIMPGGESTTMLKFLERHDFFDTLKTFVQTTPTFGTCAGAILLATDVENPTQKSLAALDITVERNAYGRQIDSTILHADSKLPGGPLEMVFIRAPRITRTGEAVETLATREANPVLVRQGHILAATFHPELSHDTRVHELFLNLVRHHSH; translated from the coding sequence ATGTCCTCCAAGCCGCTCACTATAGGCATTCTCGCCCTCCAGGGCGCCTACGAAGCCCACGCCAAAACGCTCCGCACCCTTGGCGCAACACCCAGGCTCGTCCGCCTCCCAGCCGACCTTGAAGGCATCGACGGCCTCATCATGCCCGGCGGCGAGTCCACCACAATGCTCAAATTTCTTGAGCGTCACGACTTCTTCGACACCCTCAAAACCTTCGTCCAGACCACCCCTACCTTCGGCACCTGCGCCGGAGCTATCCTCCTCGCCACGGACGTCGAAAACCCCACCCAGAAATCCCTGGCCGCCCTCGACATCACCGTCGAGCGAAACGCCTATGGCCGCCAGATCGACTCCACCATCCTCCACGCCGACTCAAAGCTCCCCGGCGGCCCCCTCGAGATGGTCTTCATCCGCGCACCCCGCATCACCCGCACCGGCGAAGCAGTAGAAACCCTCGCCACCCGCGAAGCAAACCCGGTGCTCGTCCGTCAGGGACACATCCTCGCCGCCACCTTCCACCCCGAACTCAGCCACGATACGCGCGTCCACGAGCTCTTCCTGAACCTCGTTCGCCACCACTCCCATTAA
- a CDS encoding HEAT repeat domain-containing protein gives MLRQSLPTATSSRFRLAGILFGLLCGLLCQAHAQAPATLATLLQECMDRANAGDSSAAFNAVLNLAEALGKAPLSEVKEVLPAIMQAVDDKNPAIRTLALNSLVAIQSRSNPDRTLRGDALPLLEPEIPRIAAHLTDDDTHIRSTAANVLGGFSPKPPETVFPPLIAYLKRDDAVSSVGSSIVFQLVRLGPQRPPVATAITGFLNRNDQTPDCLISSIDAIAHAPIQNEAIDTGVVHNLDPPRPTAVRIAVIRDLPELQLPGDVFTATQARLRQIAASEQEDATVRTAANSILPCWTNDRHTPCPAFTLPPPTPELPDESA, from the coding sequence GTGTTAAGGCAATCTCTCCCCACGGCAACGTCCAGCCGCTTCCGGCTGGCAGGCATCCTCTTCGGATTGCTCTGCGGATTGCTCTGTCAGGCTCATGCACAAGCGCCAGCCACCCTCGCGACACTGCTGCAGGAGTGCATGGATCGCGCCAACGCCGGCGACAGCTCCGCCGCCTTCAATGCCGTCCTCAACCTTGCCGAAGCGCTGGGCAAAGCTCCTCTCTCCGAAGTGAAAGAGGTTCTTCCAGCAATCATGCAAGCGGTCGACGACAAGAACCCCGCCATCCGCACGCTCGCGCTCAATAGCCTCGTCGCCATCCAGAGCCGCTCCAATCCGGACCGCACCCTCCGTGGTGACGCCCTCCCTCTTCTCGAACCCGAAATCCCCCGCATCGCCGCCCACCTCACCGACGACGACACCCACATCCGCAGCACTGCAGCCAACGTCCTCGGAGGCTTCAGCCCCAAACCGCCCGAAACCGTCTTCCCCCCACTTATCGCCTACCTCAAGCGCGACGACGCCGTCAGCTCCGTCGGCTCCAGCATCGTCTTCCAGCTCGTCCGTCTCGGCCCGCAACGTCCTCCAGTCGCAACAGCCATCACCGGCTTCCTCAATCGCAACGACCAGACCCCGGACTGTCTCATCAGCTCGATCGACGCCATCGCTCACGCACCCATCCAGAACGAAGCGATCGACACCGGCGTCGTCCATAACCTCGACCCCCCGCGTCCCACCGCCGTCCGCATCGCGGTCATCCGCGACTTGCCCGAACTCCAACTCCCCGGCGACGTCTTCACCGCCACCCAGGCCCGTCTCCGCCAGATTGCCGCCAGCGAACAGGAAGACGCCACCGTCCGCACTGCCGCTAACTCCATCCTTCCCTGCTGGACAAATGACCGCCACACACCCTGCCCCGCCTTCACTCTCCCTCCCCCCACGCCCGAGTTACCCGATGAATCTGCCTAG
- a CDS encoding cupredoxin domain-containing protein, translating into MSPIPQQAAILYTIPSWLPTDASAHGPALDHHLLLNLWLFLALATLAHLILLIGLIASRTVEPRNLWRVEYLPLAILTILFATLTIKAERLWAAARYTGASPAALQVEVTGMQFAWYFRYPGPDAIFGITRPQLVAPGEGNPLGIDPTDPHSADDTVTSELVLPSNREIDLRLRAQDVIHGFSIPELRLKQNAVPGQTIHIHFTPTTPGTYAILCTQLCGLGHYRMNATLRIVPPDEFATWLAEKQKAAKP; encoded by the coding sequence GTGTCTCCCATCCCCCAACAGGCAGCGATTCTCTACACGATCCCCTCGTGGCTGCCCACCGACGCCAGTGCCCACGGCCCCGCCCTCGACCACCATCTCCTCCTTAACCTCTGGCTCTTCCTCGCCCTCGCCACTCTCGCACACCTCATCCTCCTCATCGGCCTCATCGCCAGCCGCACCGTCGAGCCCAGAAACCTCTGGCGCGTCGAATATCTTCCGCTAGCCATCCTCACCATCCTCTTCGCCACCCTTACCATCAAGGCCGAGCGCCTCTGGGCAGCTGCCCGCTACACCGGAGCCTCCCCCGCCGCCCTCCAGGTCGAAGTCACTGGCATGCAATTCGCCTGGTACTTTCGCTACCCCGGCCCCGACGCCATCTTCGGCATAACCCGCCCCCAACTCGTAGCCCCCGGCGAAGGCAACCCCCTCGGCATCGACCCTACCGACCCCCACAGCGCCGACGACACCGTCACCTCTGAACTAGTCCTGCCCTCCAACCGCGAAATAGACCTCCGCCTCCGCGCACAGGACGTCATCCACGGCTTCTCCATTCCCGAACTCCGCCTCAAGCAAAACGCCGTCCCCGGCCAGACCATCCATATCCACTTCACCCCAACTACCCCCGGCACCTACGCTATCCTCTGCACCCAACTCTGCGGCCTGGGCCACTACCGCATGAACGCCACCCTACGCATCGTCCCCCCGGACGAATTCGCCACATGGCTAGCCGAAAAACAAAAGGCGGCCAAGCCATGA
- a CDS encoding cbb3-type cytochrome c oxidase subunit I, with protein sequence MNPSNPTNPQKPNPATSPLLPVPYSLFPRLTDHRTIGLQYLALALISVTIGTLLSLLMRIHLVWPAWSLPLHGPILPEDYLALVTIHGTIMLFFVLTTAPQAGFGNLILPAQIGARSMAFPLLNAASFWLTALALIILLSSTFVPGGSAISGWTAYPPLSAVASAGPGQALGMDLWLASIALFAIASTASSINTLTTIIKNRCEGMTWDRLPLTVWGWFTAAILSIIAFSVLLAALLMLFCDRHAGTSFFLPAGNLVNGVLRTKGNGTPLLWLHLFWFFGHPEVYIAILPGMGLTSMLLANFSRRRVFAYRTMIITTLMIGFLGILLWGHHMFVAGLNPFASSAFSVTTIAIALPASAKVLSWLATVWRSKPQYTSAMLFSLGFVSLFITGGLTGPILAQPILDEYLHNTLFVVAHFHLIMAMAGIFALFAATYYWFPLITARSGKPGRLMSEPLGRLHFWLTFLGAYATFLPMHLTGLAGEPRHYSQLTGVPGPAGLLSPAGHLLAATLPLNRHITYAAIFLATAQILFFVNLIRSFRHGTFASQNPWQATTLEWHPVLHPNAPVEASETKVVVHRQPCEYLSAPATDSFLPQWIETADTKPE encoded by the coding sequence ATGAACCCAAGCAATCCAACCAACCCACAGAAGCCAAACCCCGCCACGAGCCCCCTGCTCCCTGTTCCCTACTCCCTGTTCCCTCGCCTCACTGACCACCGCACCATCGGCCTCCAATACCTGGCCCTCGCCCTCATCTCCGTCACCATCGGAACCCTCCTCTCGCTGCTCATGCGCATCCACCTCGTCTGGCCCGCATGGTCGCTGCCCCTCCACGGCCCCATCCTGCCGGAAGACTACCTAGCCCTGGTCACGATCCACGGCACGATAATGCTCTTCTTCGTCCTCACGACGGCCCCGCAAGCCGGCTTCGGCAACCTCATCCTTCCTGCGCAAATCGGCGCCCGCAGCATGGCCTTCCCTCTGCTGAACGCCGCCAGCTTCTGGCTTACCGCACTGGCTCTCATCATCCTCCTGTCTTCCACCTTCGTCCCCGGAGGCTCCGCCATCTCCGGCTGGACCGCCTACCCACCCCTAAGCGCCGTCGCAAGCGCAGGCCCAGGCCAAGCCCTAGGCATGGATCTCTGGCTAGCGAGCATCGCCCTCTTCGCCATAGCCTCCACGGCAAGCTCCATCAACACCCTCACCACCATCATCAAAAACCGCTGCGAAGGGATGACCTGGGATCGCCTCCCCCTCACGGTCTGGGGATGGTTCACCGCCGCGATCCTCAGCATCATCGCCTTCTCCGTCCTCCTCGCAGCCCTCCTCATGCTCTTCTGCGATCGCCACGCCGGAACCAGCTTCTTCCTCCCCGCAGGCAATCTCGTCAATGGAGTCCTCCGCACCAAAGGAAACGGCACCCCCCTCCTCTGGCTCCACCTCTTCTGGTTCTTCGGACACCCCGAGGTCTACATCGCCATCCTCCCCGGCATGGGCCTGACCTCAATGCTCCTCGCCAACTTCAGCCGCCGCCGAGTCTTCGCCTACCGCACCATGATCATCACCACGCTCATGATCGGCTTTCTCGGCATCCTTCTCTGGGGACACCACATGTTCGTCGCCGGCCTCAACCCCTTCGCCAGTTCCGCCTTTTCTGTCACCACCATCGCCATCGCCCTCCCAGCCTCCGCGAAAGTCCTCAGCTGGCTAGCCACCGTATGGCGCTCGAAGCCCCAATACACCTCCGCGATGCTCTTCTCCCTCGGCTTCGTCTCTCTCTTCATCACCGGAGGCCTAACCGGCCCCATCCTCGCCCAACCCATCCTCGATGAATACCTCCACAACACCCTCTTCGTCGTTGCCCACTTCCACCTCATCATGGCGATGGCCGGCATCTTCGCTCTCTTCGCCGCCACCTACTACTGGTTCCCCCTCATCACCGCCCGAAGTGGCAAACCCGGCCGCCTCATGTCTGAACCCCTCGGTCGCCTCCACTTCTGGCTCACCTTCCTCGGAGCCTACGCCACCTTCCTCCCCATGCACCTTACAGGGCTAGCTGGAGAACCCCGCCACTACTCCCAGCTCACCGGAGTCCCCGGCCCCGCAGGATTGCTCAGCCCCGCCGGTCACCTTCTTGCTGCAACCCTACCCCTCAACCGGCACATCACCTACGCGGCCATCTTCCTCGCCACTGCCCAAATCCTCTTCTTCGTAAACCTCATCCGAAGCTTCCGCCACGGCACCTTCGCCTCGCAAAACCCATGGCAGGCAACAACATTAGAATGGCACCCAGTCTTGCACCCAAATGCGCCCGTCGAAGCATCTGAAACAAAAGTCGTCGTCCATCGTCAACCATGTGAGTACCTCTCGGCCCCCGCCACAGACTCGTTCCTCCCACAATGGATCGAGACTGCAGACACAAAACCGGAGTAA